The Pseudomonadota bacterium genome window below encodes:
- the rdgB gene encoding RdgB/HAM1 family non-canonical purine NTP pyrophosphatase translates to MRVVVATSNPHKLEEIRAVMGDSSLELVSLAACGCSAPPPEEIGETFEDNAAEKARYYARATGLPAIADDSGLVVDALDGEPGVHSSRWMGEDTPYPVKNLALLSRLEGLTETQRSARFVCVAAFAWPDGRVVTARGEHEGRISDVICGEGGFGYDPVFYSLEARETFGTLSEAQKNALSHRGRAMRALSPLITASVGP, encoded by the coding sequence GTGAGGGTCGTCGTCGCAACCTCGAATCCCCACAAGCTCGAAGAGATACGGGCCGTCATGGGCGACAGCTCCCTCGAGCTCGTCTCCCTCGCCGCCTGTGGCTGCTCGGCCCCTCCGCCGGAAGAGATCGGCGAGACCTTCGAGGACAATGCGGCGGAGAAGGCCCGCTACTACGCCCGCGCCACCGGGCTTCCCGCCATCGCCGACGACAGTGGCCTGGTGGTCGACGCCCTCGACGGAGAGCCGGGCGTGCACTCTTCCCGCTGGATGGGCGAAGACACGCCCTATCCCGTGAAGAACCTTGCGCTGCTCTCCCGCCTCGAAGGGCTCACAGAAACGCAGAGAAGCGCGCGGTTCGTCTGCGTCGCCGCCTTTGCCTGGCCCGACGGCCGCGTGGTCACCGCCCGTGGCGAGCACGAGGGGCGCATAAGCGACGTGATCTGCGGAGAAGGCGGGTTTGGCTACGACCCCGTGTTCTACTCCCTCGAAGCCCGTGAGACATTCGGCACTCTCTCTGAAGCGCAGAAGAACGCCCTCAGCCATCGCGGACGGGCGATGCGTGCGCTCTCCCCGCTCATCACCGCCTCCGTCGGTCCCTGA